AGCCTTCGCCGGGGAGATCCCCGAGATGACGATGCACGATTTCTCCTTCGCCGAGGCACTCCAGGCGGGCCGGGAGGCGTATGATCTCCCCGGGGAGGTGCTCATCCTCGGCGTCGAACCGGAGCGCGTCGAGATGTCGATGTCATTGAGCGAGCCGATCGAGCAGGCCCTGCCGAGACTGGTGGCTCGCGTCCGCGAGGAACTGCCCGACCGCCCGAACCATCCACCCCAGGCAGACAAAGCATGACAAGTAGCTGGTACTGCACCGACTGTTCGACCCGTATCGACTCAGAAGCGATCGCCGAACACGAACGGCAGGGCCATCACGTGAGAGGGGCCATCCGCCCGGATCGGCTGCTCGGGAACGACCCCTGGAACCTGCACGTCGAGGTGGACGGCGAACTCGACGGGACCCAGCCCGTCGCCGACGAGGGAGGTGAAAACTGATGTGTCTCGGTATCCCAGGCGAGATCCTGGAGATCGACGGGCAGGTCGCCCAGGCGGAGTTCTGGAACGTCGAGAAGAGCGTTCGGCTGGACATCGTGGGCGAGGAAGTATCCGTCGGGGACTACGTGCTGAACCACGCCGGCTTCGCGATCAGAAAGATCCCCGACGACGAGGTGGCAGAGACGATGGCGCTCTACGAGTCGTTTTTGAGCGGCGACGAAGCCGACGCCCTCGAAGAGATCGGCGCGACTGACGCCACACTCGAGTTCGGCGACCGGCCAGCAGCGAGGACCGGGGAAAAACCGGTCGCCTCGACCGACCGGGTTCCCCGCGGGCCTGGCGACGCTCGAACCGATCCCGAAGCGGATTCCGAGGACGATGTCTGAGACCGAACCCCTCCAGTTCCGGGACCCGGAGCAGGCAGAACAGTTGGCCGACCGGCTGGAGACCCTGATGGCCGACATCGACGAGCCGGTCTCCCTGATGCACGTCTGTGGTTCACACGAGCAGGCCATCGCCAAATTCGGCCTCCGGAGTCTGCTTCCGGATGGGCTCTCCGTGCGAATGGGACCGGGCTGTCCCGTCTGTGTGACGAACATGCCGGAGGTCGACGAGGCCGTCGCTATCGCCGAACAGGGAGCGACCGTCGCGACCTACGGGGACATGTTCCGGGTGCCAGGAACCAAGAAGAGCCTCGCGGACGCCCGTGCGGACGGTGCGTCGGTGGAAGTCGTCTACTCGGCCAGCGAGGCGGTCGAACTGGCGGCGGCAAATCCCGAGGCGGAAGTCGTCTTCTTCGCGACCGGGTTCGAGACGACGGCCGCCCCGACGGCGGCGATCCTCGACGCCGACCCACCCTCGAATTTCTCGGTGCTCTCGGCCCACAAGTACGTCCCGCCGGCGATGGAGGTCGTCGCCGAGATGCCCGACGTGGACATCGACGGCTTTCTCGCCGCGGGCCACGCCGCGACGATCACCGGCTACGGGCTCTTCGAACCGTTCGTCGAGACCTACGAGTTGCCGATCGTGGTCGGCGGGTTCGAACCCATCGACGTGCTGCTGGCGATCGAGCGGCTCCTGGAGTACGTCAGAGACGGCAAAGCCGGCCTGGAGAACGCCTACCCCCGCTGTGTCTCGAAGGCGGGGAACGAGCAGGCCCTGGAAACGATGTGGGACGTCTTCGAGAAAACATCCGGGGAGTGGCGCGGGATCGCCGAAATCCCGGGCGCGAATCTCGTGCTTCGGGACGCCTACGCCGAGTACGACGCCAGACGCCGCTTCGACGTCGAACCGCTCGACGGTGGACCCGACCCGCTGACCGAGCAGTGCATCTGTGGGGACATCATGGCCGGGAAGGCCGATCCCGACGAGTGTGACCTGTTCGGCGAGGAGTGCACCCCGTCGAACCCGGTCGGGGCGTGCATGGTCAGCAGCGAGGGCACGTGCAAGATCTGGGACGAGTACGGCGGCCACCCGAACCTCTAACATGACACGAGACACCACCGAATCGAACCAGGAGTTCGTCACACTCGCACACGGGGCCGGGGGCGGAGCGATGCGCTCGCTCCTCGATGAACTCGTCGTACCCCAGTTCGCGGGGAATGGGAACGCGGAAAGCGACACACTCGTCGGGCTTCCAGAGCTCGACGACGGCGCCGTGCACCCGGCTGGGGACGGAGCCCTCGTGATCACGACGGACAGCCACGTGGTCTCGCCCAGATTTTTCCCGGGTGGCGATATCGGCCGCCTCGCAGTGGCCGGAACGGTCAACGACCTGGCCGTGATGGGCGCAACCAGCCCCACCGCACTCACCTGCTCGCTCGTCCTCGAAGAGGGCGTCCCCACCGCGGACGTCAAGCGTGTGATCGAGTCGATGGCCGAGACAGCCAGGAGTGCCGGCGTGCCGATCTCGACGGGGGACACGAAGGTCATGGGCAACGGCGAGGTCGACGGCATCCTCATCAACACCGCTGGGGTCGCGTACGTCGACCGCGAGCAGCCAGTGACCGACGCAGGCCTCGATCCCGGTGATGCGATCATCGTGAGTGGGTCGATGGGCGATCACGGGATCGCGCTGCTGTCCGCCAGAGAGGGATTCGACTTCACGGGCGAGTTGGAGAGTGACGTCGCTCCAGTCAACGACCTCGTAAATGTGGCCCTCGACGCCGGTCGAATCACGGCGATGAAGGACCCGACCCGCGGCGGCCTGGCGAACGCGCTGAACGAGATGGCCGGGAAAGCCGACGTAGGAATCGACCTCATGGACGAGTCGATTCCCGTCTCCGGACCGATCGCCTCGGCCGGGGAGGTCCTCGGGATCGACCCACTCTCGGTCGCCAACGAGGGGAAAGTCGTCATGGGAGTGAACCCCGAGGACGCCGAGGACGTGCTGGCGGCGATCCACACAGTACCGGGCGGCGAGGAGGCGGCAATCGTCGGGCAGGTGACCGATGACCATGCTGGCCGGGTCGTCGTGGATACCGGCTTCGGCCGGCGGTATCTCAGCGAACCCGAGGGGGAACCACTCCCCCGGATCTGCTGATGCACGAGATCAGCATCGCCAAAGGCATTCTGTCGCGGGCACTCGACGCGGCGAGCGAACACGGAGCCGACCGGATCGACGCCCTGACGATCGAGATCGGGCGCGCCACCCACGTCAACCCCGAGCAGATGGTCTTCTGCCTGGAAGCGATCGCCGACTCGACGCCCGCGGCCGAGGCGAAAATCCGCACCGAAACCATCCAGCCACGGGCCGAGTGTGACTGTGGCTGGGAGGGAGCCCCTGAAAGTCTCGACCTCCCGGGCGGGTTCGCCCCGGACATCCGGTGTCCGGACTGCGGGCAGCGCGCCGACCTCGTACAGGGACGGGAGTGTCGGCTCGCGAGCATCGAGATCCCTGACGTATCACACGACGACAAACCGCCGGCCCGCCGGGCGGACGAAGTTCGCGGGTCCCCAAGTTAATGTTTCAGCACAATCCAACCCTGGTCGACCGAATGGCCGGACTGCACCACGACCACGGAGTCCGCTTTGGACTCCCGGACCTGCGAGAGCGCCTGCTGGGCCCGCTCCGAGCCCACCGGTTCGGGCACGGAGAGTTCGAAGCGACGGGTGGCTCCGATGCGGAAGCTGACGTGCTGGCGGCCATCAGGGAGCGAGCGGGCGAGGTTCACGAACGGCTCGTTCACGATCACGAGGTCTTTGCCGTCGAGTTCGTCGGCAGCACGGGCGGCGGGAAGACCAAACTCATCGAAGAGTTGCTCGAACGGGCCCCGGCAGACGAACGTGTTGGGGCCGTCGTGGGCGACGTGGCGGGCGAGGACGACGCAACCCGGCTCCGGGAGTACGGCATCCCCGTCGAGAACATCAACACCGGCAAGGAGTGCCACCTCGACCCGGACGGGGTCGATTCGGCACTCTCGGCGTTCGATCTCGATGCCCTGGACACGCTCTACGTGGAGAACGTGGGGAACATGGTCTGTCCGGCGGATTTCCCGCTCGGGACGAGCCTCCGGGTGCTGGTCGTGAGTACGACCGAGGGTGGGGACGTCGTCGGCAAGCACCCACTCCTCGTACAGGCGGCGGACGCCGCGATCGTGAACAAGATCGACCTGGCCGAGGCCGTCGGGACGGACCTCGACCGGGTCCGGGGCGACATCCACGAGGTAGCCCCCGAAATTCCAGTGTTCGAGACGAACGCCAGAGCCGGAACGGGGGTCGATGCCCTCGCGGCGTTCCTGGATGCCAGACGGGAGAGTCACACCGGACACACCCACCAGTAGTCGATGACCGACACTCGAACTCGGGCCCAAATTCAGGTCACCGGCGTCGTCCAGGGGGTCGGTTTTCGGCCGTTCGTGGTCCGTCGCGCCGGAGCCCACGACCTGGCCGGGACGGTCCGAAACACGGGGGACGCGGGGGTCGAAATCGTCCTCGATGGGGCTGCCGAGGCCGTCGAGGCATTCCTCACCGACCTTCATGACTCGCCACCACCCCTGGCCCGCGTCGAGTCAGTTTCGGTCGACAGGCAGCCAGCCCCCGCTGCCCCACCCCTTGAACAGCCCGATCAGTTCCGGATCCTTGACTCCGTGGAGAGCGAGGGTGGAACGGGAACGATCCCGCCCGATACGGGAATCTGTGAGCAGTGTCTCTCGGACATCCGAGATCCCGAGTCACGCTACCACGGCTACTGGGCCACGTCCTGTGTCGACTGTGGCCCGCGATACACCGTCATTCGGGAGCTCCCCTACGATCGGCCACGGACTGCGATGGACGCCTTTCCGATGTGCGAGGACTGTGCGACCGAGTACGAGCGCCCGACGGACCGACGATACCACGCCCAGACGATCGCCTGTCCCACGTGTGGCCCCACGCTCAAACTCGCCATCCCGACGGCCGATGGCCGCCGAATCGAACAGACCGGAGCGACGGCGATCCGTGCCACGCGAGAACGACTCGCGGATGGGGACATCGTGGCGATCAAGGGGATCGGTGGCACCCATCTCGCCTGCTCGGCGACGGAGCAAGACGTGGTCGACCGGCTGCGAACGCTGACTGGACGGCCAGCGAAGCCGTTTGCAATCATGGCGCGATCGATCGACCAGGCCCGGGAATTGGCGGCGGTCTCCGAGACGGAAGCGTCGCTCCTCGAAGACGTGCGCCGGCCGATCGTGGTCCTCGATCGGTCGGACGATGGGGTACTCGATGCCGTCGCCCCTGGGCTACACACGGTCGGAGTGATGCTCCCTTACGCCGGGCTCCATCACCTCCTGTTCGATGGGGAGTCCGTGGACGGCCCGCTGGTGATGACGAGTGCCAACCGACCCGGCGAGCCCATGTGTGTCACCGTCGATTCGATCTTCGCGGAGCTTTCGTCGGTGATCGACGCCGCCCTGGTCCACGACCGGGAGATCGTCGCCCGGTGTGACGACAGCGTCGTTCGAGAAGTCGACGGCTCACGAACCTTCCTCCGCCGATCCCGCGGCTGGGTTCCACAGCCGCTTTCACGCCAGGAGCGCGGGCCGCCAGGGCTCGCGGTCGGGGCCGAGTTCGACGGCACCGTGGCCGTACTCAGAGACGACGAGGTGATCCCCTCACAGCATCTCGGTGACCTCTCGGGCCCCGCGAGTGAAGCGTTTCTGGACGAGACCGTCGAGCACCTCACCAGCCTCCTGGGGGTCGAACCGGCCTTCGTGGCCTGTGACATGCATCCGAGCTTCCTGAGCAGCCAGTTCGCCAGGGAGTATGCAGCGTCCAGGCCTGCTGTCGAAAACGCCGACGGGGAGGCCCAGCCGATCCCCGTTCAACATCATCACGCACATGCGGCCTCGCTGCTGGCCGAACACGATCGCGAACAGGGGATCGTGATCGTCGCGGACGGGACCGGCTACGGCCCAGACGACACGATCTGGGGTGGCGAAGTGCTCGACACCACCCGGGCGGACTTCACGCGGGTCGGCGGCCTGAGCCAGTTCCGACTCCCAGGTGGGGAAGCCGCGATCGAGTACCCCACGCGGATCCTCGCGAGTTTGCTCGACGATCCCGAGCGAATCGATGCACTCCTGGCGGCCCAGACACCTCTCGATGAGGCTAGTGTCCCAGGTGTCAGAGAGAGTCTCGCAGCTGGCGTCAACGCCCCGATCACTACGAGTGCCGGCCGGTTCCTCGACGCGATCAGCGCCCTGCTGGGAGTCTGTCCGCAGCGCCAGTACGAGGGACAGCCGGCGATCGAACTCGAAGCCGTCGCCGCAGGGGCCACACCGCAGGAACTCACGCTTCCGCTCCGACAG
This region of Halodesulfurarchaeum sp. HSR-GB genomic DNA includes:
- a CDS encoding HypC/HybG/HupF family hydrogenase formation chaperone, which translates into the protein MCLGIPGEILEIDGQVAQAEFWNVEKSVRLDIVGEEVSVGDYVLNHAGFAIRKIPDDEVAETMALYESFLSGDEADALEEIGATDATLEFGDRPAARTGEKPVASTDRVPRGPGDARTDPEADSEDDV
- the hypD gene encoding hydrogenase formation protein HypD — protein: MSETEPLQFRDPEQAEQLADRLETLMADIDEPVSLMHVCGSHEQAIAKFGLRSLLPDGLSVRMGPGCPVCVTNMPEVDEAVAIAEQGATVATYGDMFRVPGTKKSLADARADGASVEVVYSASEAVELAAANPEAEVVFFATGFETTAAPTAAILDADPPSNFSVLSAHKYVPPAMEVVAEMPDVDIDGFLAAGHAATITGYGLFEPFVETYELPIVVGGFEPIDVLLAIERLLEYVRDGKAGLENAYPRCVSKAGNEQALETMWDVFEKTSGEWRGIAEIPGANLVLRDAYAEYDARRRFDVEPLDGGPDPLTEQCICGDIMAGKADPDECDLFGEECTPSNPVGACMVSSEGTCKIWDEYGGHPNL
- the hypE gene encoding hydrogenase expression/formation protein HypE gives rise to the protein MTRDTTESNQEFVTLAHGAGGGAMRSLLDELVVPQFAGNGNAESDTLVGLPELDDGAVHPAGDGALVITTDSHVVSPRFFPGGDIGRLAVAGTVNDLAVMGATSPTALTCSLVLEEGVPTADVKRVIESMAETARSAGVPISTGDTKVMGNGEVDGILINTAGVAYVDREQPVTDAGLDPGDAIIVSGSMGDHGIALLSAREGFDFTGELESDVAPVNDLVNVALDAGRITAMKDPTRGGLANALNEMAGKADVGIDLMDESIPVSGPIASAGEVLGIDPLSVANEGKVVMGVNPEDAEDVLAAIHTVPGGEEAAIVGQVTDDHAGRVVVDTGFGRRYLSEPEGEPLPRIC
- a CDS encoding hydrogenase maturation nickel metallochaperone HypA, yielding MHEISIAKGILSRALDAASEHGADRIDALTIEIGRATHVNPEQMVFCLEAIADSTPAAEAKIRTETIQPRAECDCGWEGAPESLDLPGGFAPDIRCPDCGQRADLVQGRECRLASIEIPDVSHDDKPPARRADEVRGSPS
- the hypB gene encoding hydrogenase nickel incorporation protein HypB, translating into MAGLHHDHGVRFGLPDLRERLLGPLRAHRFGHGEFEATGGSDAEADVLAAIRERAGEVHERLVHDHEVFAVEFVGSTGGGKTKLIEELLERAPADERVGAVVGDVAGEDDATRLREYGIPVENINTGKECHLDPDGVDSALSAFDLDALDTLYVENVGNMVCPADFPLGTSLRVLVVSTTEGGDVVGKHPLLVQAADAAIVNKIDLAEAVGTDLDRVRGDIHEVAPEIPVFETNARAGTGVDALAAFLDARRESHTGHTHQ
- the hypF gene encoding carbamoyltransferase HypF; its protein translation is MTDTRTRAQIQVTGVVQGVGFRPFVVRRAGAHDLAGTVRNTGDAGVEIVLDGAAEAVEAFLTDLHDSPPPLARVESVSVDRQPAPAAPPLEQPDQFRILDSVESEGGTGTIPPDTGICEQCLSDIRDPESRYHGYWATSCVDCGPRYTVIRELPYDRPRTAMDAFPMCEDCATEYERPTDRRYHAQTIACPTCGPTLKLAIPTADGRRIEQTGATAIRATRERLADGDIVAIKGIGGTHLACSATEQDVVDRLRTLTGRPAKPFAIMARSIDQARELAAVSETEASLLEDVRRPIVVLDRSDDGVLDAVAPGLHTVGVMLPYAGLHHLLFDGESVDGPLVMTSANRPGEPMCVTVDSIFAELSSVIDAALVHDREIVARCDDSVVREVDGSRTFLRRSRGWVPQPLSRQERGPPGLAVGAEFDGTVAVLRDDEVIPSQHLGDLSGPASEAFLDETVEHLTSLLGVEPAFVACDMHPSFLSSQFAREYAASRPAVENADGEAQPIPVQHHHAHAASLLAEHDREQGIVIVADGTGYGPDDTIWGGEVLDTTRADFTRVGGLSQFRLPGGEAAIEYPTRILASLLDDPERIDALLAAQTPLDEASVPGVRESLAAGVNAPITTSAGRFLDAISALLGVCPQRQYEGQPAIELEAVAAGATPQELTLPLRQDSGYTTLDVQELAQQLLALAGSEPPAAVAATAQDALARGLARIAVAAAETHDRDVIGFSGGVAYNEAITRRVRQTVEAAGFQFLAHRSVPPGDAGLSYGQGIVATAKLQATKQEVTDEPA